A window of Luteolibacter flavescens contains these coding sequences:
- a CDS encoding protein-tyrosine phosphatase family protein — MKYAITFGFMSAAMAAAAFVYPSVGALLAWTSISFAGVSIAYAGAGARALGKGRDGRISSLHRIVLLPYLAFSWTVWHLCRILGREPSFNRIDDKLTVGRRLLSSEIPDGFEHYVDLTAEFEDPAIIRDHPSYRCLPILDAGIPSPQDLCRTIEAVSEGSTYVHCAQGHGRTGVFALALLIHRGRITTTQEGLDVLKSMRPAINLNRTQQRFIENYLIWRRKPDSSGSPALS; from the coding sequence ATGAAATACGCGATCACATTCGGATTCATGAGCGCCGCCATGGCAGCGGCTGCATTCGTTTATCCATCCGTGGGCGCTCTGCTGGCGTGGACATCGATCAGCTTCGCGGGAGTTTCGATTGCGTATGCAGGTGCCGGTGCAAGGGCACTCGGCAAGGGGCGAGATGGACGGATCTCTTCACTGCACAGGATCGTCCTGCTCCCCTACCTCGCGTTCTCATGGACCGTCTGGCACCTCTGCCGGATTCTCGGGAGAGAGCCTTCCTTCAACCGCATCGACGACAAGCTGACGGTCGGCCGCCGGCTGCTATCGAGCGAGATTCCCGATGGCTTCGAGCACTACGTGGACCTCACCGCTGAGTTTGAAGATCCTGCCATCATCCGCGACCATCCGTCGTATCGCTGCCTTCCCATCTTAGATGCGGGCATCCCTTCGCCACAGGATCTCTGCCGGACGATCGAGGCGGTGTCCGAAGGCAGCACCTATGTTCACTGTGCCCAGGGCCACGGCAGAACGGGAGTCTTCGCCCTGGCGCTCCTCATTCACCGCGGTCGCATCACCACCACACAGGAAGGCCTCGATGTCCTGAAAAGCATGAGACCCGCGATCAACCTGAACCGCACCCAGCAGCGCTTTATCGAAAACTATCTGATCTGGCGGAGGAAACCGGACTCATCGGGCTCTCCCGCGCTTTCATGA